Proteins found in one Exiguobacterium sp. 9-2 genomic segment:
- the dnaA gene encoding chromosomal replication initiator protein DnaA, with product MKNAAELWHNVLSVIEEEERTPKASYDMWLKSTEGVTLNGTTLLVSAPAAFTVTWLERQYLSLLEDTVEEVTGSRLDIQFIEEGQAKKMLDRQEEERIEATPAPKSRPLNTRKPTDELTMSELGQLNEKYTFDTFVIGSGNRFAHAASLAVAEAPAKAYNPLFIYGGVGLGKTHLMHAIGQYVQDQNLGTRIAYVSSERFTNDFINSIRDNKTVEFRNKYRNIDVLLIDDIQFLAGKEQTQEEFFHTFNALHNDQKQIIISSDRPPKEIPTLEDRLRSRFEWGLITDITPPDLETRIAILRKKANAEQLDVSNEVMLYIASQIDTNIRELEGALTRVIAYANLVGRPIDPNVAAEALHNIMPVAEPRKVTIRDIQESVSKHFNLPFDDLKAKKRTKSIAFPRQIAMYLSREMTESSLPKIGEEFGGRDHTTVIHAHEKISMLIKSDGETGKVIEQIKHELKHS from the coding sequence ATGAAAAACGCTGCCGAACTTTGGCATAATGTCTTGTCTGTGATTGAGGAAGAGGAACGAACACCGAAAGCCAGTTATGATATGTGGTTGAAGTCCACAGAAGGCGTTACGCTAAATGGAACGACTTTACTCGTTTCAGCACCGGCTGCATTTACGGTGACGTGGCTTGAGCGCCAGTACTTATCTTTACTCGAAGACACAGTTGAGGAAGTAACCGGAAGCCGACTCGATATTCAGTTCATTGAAGAGGGACAAGCGAAGAAAATGCTCGATCGACAAGAAGAGGAACGGATCGAAGCAACACCGGCTCCAAAATCACGTCCATTGAACACGCGCAAACCGACAGATGAACTGACGATGAGTGAACTTGGACAATTAAATGAGAAGTACACGTTCGATACATTTGTCATCGGATCGGGGAACCGTTTTGCACACGCCGCTTCACTGGCTGTTGCTGAAGCACCTGCTAAAGCATATAATCCGCTTTTCATCTACGGTGGCGTTGGTCTTGGCAAAACCCATCTGATGCATGCCATCGGACAGTACGTTCAAGATCAAAATCTTGGGACACGGATTGCCTATGTCTCTTCTGAACGCTTTACAAATGACTTTATTAACTCCATCCGTGATAATAAGACGGTTGAGTTTCGAAATAAATACCGTAACATCGATGTCCTCTTAATTGATGACATCCAGTTCCTTGCGGGCAAAGAACAGACGCAAGAAGAGTTTTTCCACACATTTAATGCACTGCATAACGACCAAAAACAAATCATCATTTCGAGTGACCGACCGCCAAAAGAGATTCCAACGCTTGAAGATCGGCTCCGTTCTCGTTTTGAATGGGGATTGATTACCGACATCACGCCACCGGATCTCGAGACACGGATTGCAATCTTACGGAAAAAGGCGAATGCTGAACAGCTTGATGTCTCAAACGAAGTCATGCTCTACATCGCAAGTCAGATTGATACGAATATCCGTGAGCTCGAAGGAGCGTTGACGCGTGTCATCGCTTATGCGAATCTCGTCGGACGACCGATTGATCCAAATGTCGCTGCAGAAGCCTTGCATAACATCATGCCAGTCGCCGAACCGCGTAAAGTCACAATTCGTGACATCCAGGAGTCGGTCAGTAAGCATTTCAACTTGCCGTTTGATGATCTTAAGGCGAAGAAACGGACGAAATCGATTGCCTTTCCACGTCAAATCGCGATGTATCTTTCGCGTGAGATGACGGAAAGCTCATTACCGAAGATTGGGGAGGAATTTGGAGGACGCGACCATACCACCGTCATCCATGCCCATGAAAAGATCAGTATGTTGATCAAATCAGACGGTGAAACAGGAAAAGTCATCGAACAAATCAAGCATGAGTTGAAGCATTCGTAA